In Lathyrus oleraceus cultivar Zhongwan6 chromosome 2, CAAS_Psat_ZW6_1.0, whole genome shotgun sequence, the DNA window TTGGCTAAGGAACATGTTGAAAGAGTTAAAAATGCCATAAGAAGATCATATGGAAATATATGTTGATAATAAATCAACACTTGCTCTGACAAGAAGTATCGTCTTTCATGAAAGAAGTAAGCACATCGACACCCGTTACCACTTCATAAGAGAATACATCAAGAAGAAGGAGGTGAAGTTGAAGTATATGATGTCTCAAAATTAAGCTGCCGACATTTTCACCAAGTCACTCAAGTTAGAAACTTTCGTGAAGCTAATGAGTATGCTTGGAGTCATAAATCAAGTTTAATGGGAGattttgaaatattaaacttTATTTGGATCTAACCttattatttgtatttggcaATTTCTCTTCCACTACTATAAAAAAACACATTTAACGTCGGATGCGGAATGCATTTAACCTCGACTACAAAGGTGAGGTAACAAATGACGTCATGAAAAGTGCACATTTTatctctcggttttaaaataacCGAAGGGTATGTGAAAAGGTCATGAGTTCGATCCCTAGGGAGACCTTTTTGGAATTCTGAAATGGCGAAAACACATGTCTCATTTGTTTTTTAATTTCATCGACGGATATACCTTATTTTCACCCCAGTTATCTAATAAAACTGAGGGGTAAAACAATTTTGACTTTATTAAATCTAATGTGAATTACTTATTTCACTAAACCCTATAGTGAACATATAGCTTCTCAAAATTGGTTAAgaaaataattatatgaacaattgtgttatatttgaagaacaacttACATTGATTAGTGATTTTGAAGTATCATGCAACTTATCATTCATCTCGGGTTGCtttgaaaaatgaacaaatatgGAAGAAAGTTAAACGAAAACTAAAAGTATTAGAGAGATTTTAACGATAAAACAacatgagatgaatgatgagttgcaGAATGCAAGAAAATCATTAATCAGTGTAAGATAAGTTTCAGATATAACATAATTTTGCATATGATTATTTCTAAAATCAATTTACTATGTTATATGTTCAAATAGGAGTTAGTGAAACAAACAATCAAAATTAGATATAATATACTCAACTTGACGAAACAAGATGAGAGCTACACAAAGAATCGTAAAAAACATAAATTCAATATCAATATCAATCTAAAACTTAAACTCGATAACAACAACTAAACTACAACATATAGATTTTTATAACTTTGGGCAATAGAGCAACTgaacaacaacaataacactAACAACTCAAAAATAACAGCTAACATTAAACAACAGCTAAAAAACAATCTCTTAACAAAACTACAACAACATCATCAATAAACCTATAACATAAATTAGTttatacaacaacaacaacgacaaaAAGAATAAACCTCTACGATTTAGTGTCTCAACAACGagtctcaacaacaacaacaacaataacaacaaaaccttcaacaacaacaacaacgtcaataaacCTATAACATAAATTTGgttaaacaacaacaacaatattaaaccTCTAGGATTTAGGGTCTCAATAATgggtatcaacaacaacaacaatattaacAGCAACAATATCAATAAACCTATAATATAAATATgtttaaacaacaacaataacaacaagaTAAAACCTCTAGGGTTTCGAGtcacaacaataacaacaataacaacaacaataacaataagAAGAGTATGAGTAGTGATGCTTGACGTGCCAAATCTttgaagaagaagtaaaagaaAATGATTTGGATCTCTGAAGAAAAAATGAGAGCACTAATAAACACATAATATCTTCTTATTGAGGATGATATGTGCTTATGACTCTCATTGTTTAGGACTCTTCGTTAGGGTTCTGTTTGTGTTGTTTAGACAAATGAAACTTGATGCTACAAGATAAAGTTATATATATCAGATAAACACATTTACCTCGGTTAGAAAGAAAACCGAGGTGAAAAGTAGCATACTTTTAggttaaaaataaaatattcaagaAGACGTCACTTTTAATGAGATAAAAACATAAACTAAGGCTTATGGGATTTGAAGCATGTACATTGAATAGATTTAGCCATAGGTTTTCAAAGTAACTGGCATAAAtatattgtatttttttttataaaaaaaaataggGTGCGTCCAGGAATTATACACCGGTTTTTAACATGTGAGGTGAAGTCGTcgtcatgaaatgtattatttgtagtatTGTTCCCACCCTTCAGGTGTGACTCACATTGTGAAAACTCAAAATTGCCCTTTGAAAttttcgaagatgcatcttcggacgCACCTTGAGTAAATCAAGCAGTCATCCCATTTTTACCAAAATTTAGTTCAAAGATGCATCTCGGAAAATTTCAGAGGTgaattcggagatgcatctctgaaaacCCTAAACTTCGTTTACTGCATGTTTTTCAATGAAATTGGTGTCATTGTGGGAGACTCTTTGTCGATTTTAACCAATATTAAAGTCATAGGAATTGTATCATCGCATTTTGGCCCTTGCATTCCCGCGTTTTTGGCATTTACGCGACCTAGCGTAAAAAACTCGGTTTTTTAGAAAATCGACTAAGAATCAAAATTTTACCGTGTCATTTCATCATAAAAAATCAGGTATTAAAGTCCCGTATTTAAGGACTAAATATCCCTAAATACAGAACACCACCTTAAAAACCctaaattccttatttttctattttatttgatttatattttcatatttttgaAGAAATGTGGAATATTTTGTAGACTCTtagtttgattttattttatttttagttgtATTATTTAGActtttataaatttattttagTCATTTTTCTATTTTCCCTATTGTTTTTTTCAATAGGAACATTGTTGGTATTTACATATGTGTTGcattattaaattaaaaaaaacacaatATGACACTTTACGAATATGCATATCCGAAAACACAATATTTCGTTAAAAAAAATATTGtatccgaagatgcatctccgaaattaAGTTTAACAGGGATGAATCACTCGTTTACGTGGAAAATAGGTGGTTCGAAGATGCATTTTCGAATTTTAAAGATATTTTTGTGTTTTCATCAAGAGTTTGTGAGAAAGTATACGGGTGTGAAAATAAATTACCTTTGTATTTTGCCTTTTTGAGCTTAGTTATTTTGGGCTTAAATAATCTAGCTAATGTTTTTAGATAAAATATTATAGTGTTTGGAGTGTCTAAATATTTCTTATGGCTGTAATATTTTTTAGAATACTCTTGGGATTTCTAGAGTTGAGAACTATCTAGAATAAATGTGTCTAAAATTTTCTTTAGAGTACTATAAATAAGGATGTAATCGTATACTTTTGTGCTAAGAAAAAAAATACAAAGTTCTCTCTTTCTCAAAGAATTTTCCTACCTATcaaaattctttttttttttttttttaaatttgttgttaattaaaaaaaaataacataatacattttgaagagttaaaaatttaatataatttttttctttaaattaaGAGAGCAAAATAAGTCGAGTCCAAAAAGATATTAAACTTTTTAATAACGGTTGGCCAGAGTAGCAATTTCCGACGTTCCTCCATATTCAATTACGTTTTCCTATGCAAAACACTTGAAATGTTTCCGTTGGAGTTGGTCTAAAATGCATTAAAAAAACAATTTCATATTTTCTATCAAGAGAAATGATATTCTTACATCATTTTCATACACCAATATTTACACCGCAGTTTTTTATTtcttaaaataaattaataatatttataaaaaatattttaaaaaaatgtttttataatataaataaagtttattattaaccaattttattattacattaaccatatatatatatatatatatatatatatatatatatatatatatatatatatatatatatatatatattcttaaCCACTTATTTTACTTATAATTTATTGACCAATAAATTTCACAAAATTAACCAAATTTTgacattaaaaatatcaaatataataATTCATctatattttataatttaatgTCAGAACTGGGTtaatattattaattttattgGTTAATGAATTTGTAAATTTGGTTAATAATTTATAAGTAAAATAAGTgattaataatatatatttttatggttaatacaataataaaattggttaataataaattttaaatttatgttaaaaaataattttaaaaacaatattcttttttataaatattatattttatttataaaaaaatacTATTTACCATATAAATATGATTAACAATGTATGAGATTTAAGAATGCGGTATAAATATAACATTTCTGTCTATCAATTGAATTTTCAAAGCCCGAAACTTTCTTCTTTTCTCACAAAAAAAAAATGGCTAGATAACTATTAAGGTTTATCAACTTCCACCTATAATATGACCACCGAAAGATAACTTCAAGTGGAATATGTCGTATCCGTTCTAGCATTTATCAACTTCCATCTATAATATTGATCTTTCTCCACATGCAAAAGCTCAGATTTTTTAAGTATATTAAACAATTTCAAGTACTAGTTTACTAGAACTCAATTCAGCCAAGTGATGCTTTTGGAGTTTGTGCTCACTAACTCTCTTCATATAATTCTTTGGCTGCTCCACATAAATATTTTCAATCAGTATTTCATACAAGAAAGCAGATTTAAATTTGACATATAATTCCCATTATCTTCACTGGGTTAAAATCAAATGTGCACTTTTTTGTGAAACAGAATTTCAATCAAACCTACCGGGAAAAGAAACTACTTTTGTTACAACAAAAGCAAAGACAGTATAAAATTTCAATGGGAGGCCAAAGAAGATATACAACAACTCTAATCAAACTTCAACAAAAAAAACTTCCAAGTTGCAATTCTAGCACTATTTAGGTTCAAAGTCATATAGTTGTGATCTTGATCATTATGCATAAATTCATTGGAACAATTTACCTTATAAGACAATTTCAACTCGTAATCAAAACATATAGCATAAAATCCAGCTACATAGTACATACATAAATAGCAGTGAATCACACAAGCAAAGTTGACAATGTTACCAATAAACAAATAGTTAACCATTCAAACATATGATTCAGCTGAACCTCATTCCTCCTGACTATACATACCTGGATCAACCTGCATTGTTACATTATGAGAATATCTCAAACCTCATTCTTCTTTTGCTCGTTGTCACCATCACCAGGGAGTGAAAGCAGAGAATCTATATGCATAGTTGCTTCTATATACATAGTTGCTTTAGATCTAAGATCATAATCAAAATAAGATCGTCGCTCTAGAAATTGTCCATTTTTATCGTACTTCACTAATCCATTGTTTTCATCTATCCCAATAATATCACCACTTTTTGTACAACACAATGGAATAAGGTCCTGGTTAGGGGAATTAATGAGATCAACCGGAAGAACAAGAGTCCTAATCCAAGAGGAGTTCACTTTGTATTCTTTCATCACCCATATTTCAATGGTATCATTAGTATCATTCATACTACATACACTGAGAAATTCTCCATATACCCACAAACCAGATACATGATTACTGTCAGAACCAAATGGCAAATGCATGCTTTAAAGGAATAAGGGAAGTGAGGACACTCAACTTCTTTCCATGTATTAGCTTTCAATGAGAAATACTCCAAGTGTACTGGAGGATAATCTGAAGTTGATATTACCGGCAACCTCAGTAAGATTTGGATGATCAAGTCATGAGCTTCTTGTACCAATGTTTGCAAGTTTTCTTCCTAGGTCAACTGCATTGTCCgctttttttttaaaattccaATATTCTTCAAATCTTTTCCAAAAATAGTCTTTTTTTTACCGGAAAATTCGAAAAAGTTTGGTAAAAAATGGAAAGTTCGAAAAATTTCGATACAAACTAAAAACTTCCGATAAAAACAGATAAATTTCAAATAAATCCAATTTTTACAAAATGATATAACAGTATAAATACTCTAAAAGGGATGACAAGAAAGAGGAATTAGACTCCAACCCATTAGCCCACTTAtattttactaaaaaaaaaacatttcttCACAAAACTAGGTGACACCCCACAATTCTTTATAATATTTAAAGGGTTTTGCTAACTTATGCCCTTGGGGCACAAATTAAGGTTACTACTATTATAAATTTTTTGTGGAATgaaacaaaattttaaatttgaaaaaaTCAAATACACGTATTTCAAGAGAATATTTCTATATATGTAACATTAACTTGTGCCCTTGGGGCACATGTTAGCATTAACCATATTTAAAATACCTTCGTCAAATGTTTACAAAATAAGCGCTCAAAAAATTCGGTAATACAAGTTAAAAAATCAGTATGAATAGAAAAATTTGGTAATGTATTTTAAAAAGCCGGTATGCATTTTCaccaatttaaaaaaaaaaaatatatatatatatatatatatatatatatatatatatatatatatatattatatatatatatatatatatatatatatatatatatatatatatatatatatatatatatatatatatatatataggtgGAAAAACATaccatttttttaaaaaacaCCAGGGTTTAATGGATTTTTCCAAAGCATTGAATAATCTGGTAGTGTAAAATCACCAATTTTTAAAAAAGCTCATGCATTTACTGGATTTTTAGTTGGACTTCAAAATATCTGGTAGTGTAATTTTCAACGGTTGAGATTTTGCCAACAATTTGTACGACTATGATTGTACTCATAATTGTGTGTTGTCCATAATGAATTTAAACTTGTATAAATAGATAGGGATCATGTGTTATTAAAAAATATCTTAGAGTGTCTTAATATTCTTTGATGACAGTTGTATCTTTCAATAGTATGAAACCTCTTGTTGATTTTCGGCTACTCGAGGACACCATCAGTCTCGCAGTTCTGAGATCCTCATTGGACAATCTGTTACCCCACACCGAGAATAGAAAGGTGGGTAGGATTGAGTTTCGTGCCCCATGGATTGATACTGAAGGAACTGTGAAATACAACAACATTGAGTTGAAGACTGATAAAGATTTTGTTAGTGCGTGAAACACTTATAGTGAGGAAGCAAGTTAATTTGATGAATATACCACAAGTTAAAATTTGAACCAAAATTAGTTTTGAAAAAGTTTATAGcgcggaagcaagtttcaaaaATTTCTCAAATAAAAAATCGTCTAAGAACCTACTATCAAAAAAACTCAGATATGCGTAGAAATGTCAATGTAATGATAATAATCCCCAAGTCAATAAACAACAACTAATCATAATTAGTTGAATACAATAGAATATGAAAAGTATATCTCCAATGATCAAAGCACACAAAAACTTAAGTCAAGATATTTGTCAAACATTTAGTGTACGATCAACAGTGTTTGGAACGTTATGTAGTGTTTATTGTTCTTAGAAATCttatcacaaccaaatggtttgtGATCTACACAACAACACAACTTTCAAAACACGTTCAAAATTAGTGCGTGAAAcacttttagtgaggagagaaagaATGAGAATAAAGATTAATATTATTGAATTATGATTGTGTTACAAAACTGAATTACAAAGTATCTATATACATACAACGACTTGACTACTAAGTAACAAATATAAAATACCTTAAACCCTAACTATCTTTGGGCTTAGGTCACACACAACTTGGCTTATATCACAAGAGATTTAAAGGTATGCAGAGAACATATCATTATAGGCAAATAAAGAGGCCGGTCGAATTTGATGCGACAATTAGATTTGTCGTCGATATAATCAAGACATTGAAACGTCCATAATCATCTAATAATGTCTAAGTTTTATTGTTTATTATTGTTTTGTTAAGTTATATAATTGTCTATGTTAAGTTATGTTAATTGTCATGTGTCAAGTTATGTTTAAAACTGTTAAATAGGTCGGCCCGACCCAACCCATCCCGATGGGCCAAAACGTAAAGTAGACCAAAGTGGGTCGACCCAATGACTTAACGGGCTACCAAAAATGAGCTCGACCCAATTTTTAATGAGCCATACGACTCGATGGGGCAGCCCGATCCATATTTCaatattaaaaatttaattttataaaaagGGATGTAATTGACAAAAGCTATATAACATAA includes these proteins:
- the LOC127123822 gene encoding uncharacterized protein LOC127123822, producing the protein MHLPFGSDSNHVSGLWVYGEFLSVCSMNDTNDTIEIWVMKEYKVNSSWIRTLVLPVDLINSPNQDLIPLCCTKSGDIIGIDENNGLVKYDKNGQFLERRSYFDYDLRSKATMYIEATMHIDSLLSLPGDGDNEQKKNEV